The following proteins are encoded in a genomic region of Bosea beijingensis:
- a CDS encoding DUF2934 domain-containing protein, whose protein sequence is MMSREQIVRDTAYAIWEAEGKPEGRDAEHWRLAEERVTASTGKTGKAGKPAKGRVSATVDDKPKATVPVKKAATGNAGARKSAPKAKG, encoded by the coding sequence ATGATGAGCCGGGAACAGATCGTCCGCGATACCGCCTACGCGATCTGGGAAGCCGAAGGTAAGCCCGAGGGCCGCGATGCCGAGCACTGGCGCCTCGCCGAGGAGCGGGTCACGGCCAGCACCGGTAAAACCGGCAAGGCAGGGAAGCCTGCCAAGGGCAGGGTTTCGGCGACCGTGGACGACAAGCCGAAGGCGACGGTTCCGGTCAAGAAGGCGGCGACCGGGAATGCGGGCGCGCGGAAATCCGCCCCGAAGGCCAAGGGCTGA
- a CDS encoding DNA-3-methyladenine glycosylase: protein MLGVSTGLSTLNAFELAPRLIGMELLVEGVGGTIVETEAYLANDPASHSFRGPTRTNAAMFGPAWHAYVYRSYGIHWCFNVVATGNGAVLIRALEPRHGIEVMQARRGAMIQLCNGPGRLTQALGLSGIHDGKSLDLPPFALIERPCEPGIICGPRIGISKAADYPWRFGLGGSRFLSRPFAPMKG, encoded by the coding sequence ATGCTTGGAGTTTCCACGGGACTGTCGACGCTGAACGCATTCGAACTCGCCCCTAGACTCATCGGCATGGAGCTTCTGGTCGAGGGCGTGGGTGGGACGATCGTTGAAACCGAAGCCTATCTCGCCAACGACCCCGCCTCGCATAGCTTCCGCGGGCCGACCAGAACCAACGCGGCAATGTTCGGCCCCGCTTGGCATGCTTACGTCTACCGGTCCTATGGCATTCACTGGTGTTTCAACGTCGTGGCGACCGGCAATGGCGCCGTGCTGATCCGGGCGCTGGAGCCGCGACATGGCATCGAGGTTATGCAGGCTCGCCGCGGCGCGATGATCCAGCTTTGCAATGGCCCGGGCCGGCTGACGCAGGCGCTCGGCTTGTCCGGCATTCATGACGGGAAGAGCCTCGACCTGCCTCCGTTCGCCCTCATCGAGCGTCCTTGCGAGCCCGGGATCATCTGTGGCCCCCGGATCGGGATCTCGAAGGCCGCCGATTATCCCTGGCGCTTTGGGCTTGGTGGCTCACGCTTCCTGAGCCGACCGTTCGCTCCAATGAAGGGCTAG
- the glgA gene encoding glycogen synthase GlgA, which translates to MSCSRHVTAPSCPACRKDYRRCEAASLPSRWQQRAAATAVPDRWPRSCLKYFAARQELGDRRTCCASRDAKGVTMTNVLKLAEIAGAPATSGHALHYAPAVKDDIADQPSPIAATTKLLFVTSEMGDFIKAGGLGEVSTALPRQLRKFCEVRVLLPGFRQVRKAKPAMDVVRQMPRVAGLPPWSLGRFTTSDGLIVYTVLCDELYDRDGSPYGPFGGGDFGDNDVRFGRLSLAAAEIAAGEADPNWKPDVVHVNDWPSALAPGYMRWKGLETPSILTIHNLAYQGLYHPQRMRLLGIPDQAFDINGSEFHGKISFLKSGIFYGSHVTTVSETYANEITTAEHGCGLDGLLKTRMGEGRLTGIVNGIDDSWNALIEGGRSGDQIIRQWKRRNAADIRRTFDLPESRGPLFSIVSRLVHQKGIDLSLEAAETIVAQGGQLVVTGRGEPRIEEAVEKLARRYPRAVAARIGFDDGEARRLFAASDFLLMPSRFEPCGLSQMYAQRSGALPIAYRTGGLVDTIEDGLSGFLFSNLTGAGLTGAVARALEAFRSKRAFRQMRDHAMAKRFDWRRPSFRYADVYARALAA; encoded by the coding sequence ATGTCTTGCTCCCGCCATGTCACAGCACCTTCGTGTCCAGCGTGCAGAAAGGACTATCGTCGCTGCGAGGCTGCCTCGCTTCCGTCGCGATGGCAGCAACGTGCTGCAGCAACAGCAGTTCCGGACCGCTGGCCCCGATCTTGCCTGAAATATTTCGCTGCGAGGCAGGAACTCGGGGATCGGCGGACCTGTTGTGCTTCGCGGGATGCCAAGGGCGTGACGATGACAAATGTTTTGAAGCTGGCTGAAATCGCAGGCGCCCCCGCTACGTCAGGCCACGCTTTGCATTATGCCCCCGCCGTCAAGGACGACATCGCCGACCAGCCATCACCGATCGCCGCGACCACAAAACTGCTGTTCGTGACGTCCGAGATGGGCGACTTCATCAAGGCCGGCGGCCTTGGCGAGGTCTCGACGGCGCTGCCCCGCCAACTTCGCAAGTTCTGCGAGGTGCGCGTCCTGCTGCCCGGCTTTCGCCAGGTCCGCAAGGCCAAACCCGCCATGGACGTCGTCCGGCAGATGCCACGCGTCGCCGGCCTGCCGCCATGGTCGCTCGGCCGTTTCACCACGAGCGACGGCCTGATCGTCTACACCGTGCTTTGCGACGAGCTCTATGATCGCGACGGCTCGCCCTATGGGCCCTTCGGCGGAGGCGATTTCGGTGACAACGATGTCCGCTTCGGGCGGCTCTCGCTCGCCGCCGCAGAGATCGCCGCCGGCGAGGCCGACCCGAACTGGAAGCCGGACGTCGTCCATGTCAACGACTGGCCGTCTGCTCTCGCGCCCGGCTACATGCGCTGGAAGGGGCTGGAGACGCCCTCGATCCTGACGATCCACAATCTCGCTTATCAGGGCCTGTATCATCCGCAGCGCATGCGGCTGCTGGGCATTCCCGATCAAGCTTTCGACATCAACGGCTCAGAATTTCACGGCAAAATCTCGTTCCTGAAGAGCGGCATCTTCTATGGCTCGCATGTCACCACCGTTAGCGAGACCTATGCCAACGAGATCACCACGGCCGAGCACGGCTGCGGCCTCGATGGTCTCCTCAAGACGCGAATGGGGGAAGGCAGGTTGACCGGCATCGTCAACGGCATCGACGACAGCTGGAATGCGCTGATCGAAGGCGGCCGCTCCGGAGACCAGATCATCCGGCAGTGGAAGCGGCGGAACGCCGCAGACATTCGCCGGACATTCGACCTGCCGGAGTCGCGGGGCCCGCTCTTCTCGATCGTCTCCCGTCTGGTCCATCAGAAGGGCATAGATCTATCGTTGGAGGCTGCCGAGACGATCGTGGCGCAGGGCGGCCAGCTCGTTGTGACGGGACGCGGCGAGCCGCGCATCGAGGAAGCCGTCGAGAAGCTGGCGCGCCGATATCCCCGCGCCGTCGCTGCGCGGATCGGCTTCGACGACGGCGAAGCCCGCCGTCTGTTCGCCGCCAGCGATTTCCTGCTGATGCCCTCGCGCTTCGAGCCATGCGGTCTCAGTCAGATGTATGCGCAGCGCTCCGGCGCGCTGCCGATCGCCTATCGGACGGGCGGCCTGGTCGATACGATCGAAGACGGATTGTCGGGCTTCCTGTTCTCCAATCTGACGGGCGCCGGCTTGACTGGGGCCGTCGCCCGCGCGCTCGAAGCCTTCCGCTCCAAGCGCGCGTTCCGGCAGATGCGGGACCATGCCATGGCGAAGCGCTTCGACTGGCGCCGGCCCAGCTTCCGCTATGCAGATGTCTATGCCCGCGCGCTCGCCGCCTGA
- a CDS encoding glycogen/starch/alpha-glucan phosphorylase, whose protein sequence is MSALSRETSVHYEPDEQVERIKAEVVRKLTYSLGKSPAVAQPHDWLTAAILAARDHVIDVWQKSTRESYATGRKRVYYLSLEFLIGRSLADALNNLGLTGSMAQALRELGVDLAGIENLEPDAALGNGGLGRLAACYMEAMAATGVPALGYGIRYDHGLFKQRIDGGRQIEVPEDWLSFRNPWEFERRESAYKIGFGGTVAAGGKPGQVFWAPEETIFAVAYDTPVVGWQGRDANTLRLWRARAMHPLSLDAFNQGDLVGAVAERNRAEAISKVLYPNDSTPVGQELRLRQEFFFTSASLQDLVRRHHRQFGTLNNLAEKAAIQLNDTHPSLAVAELMRLLIDEHEVEWERAWEITTATISYTNHTLLPEALETWPVALMERLLPRHMQIIFGINARFLDGVRRDAPDADLSALSLIDEYHGRRVRMAHLAFVGSHKVNGVSALHSNLMKETVFAPLHHVFPDRITNVTNGITPRRWLLNANPGLTNLLKETCGERVTDDVGLIRQFGTHADDTIVHDRLAAIRRENKLRLATIIRQDCGVIVDPAALFDVQIKRIHEYKRQLLNILETIALYDAIRSEPYRDWAPRVKIFAGKAASNYVTAKSIINLINDVAAVVNNDITTRDRLKVVFLPNYNVSLAETIIPSADLSEQISTAGMEASGTGNMKFALNGAITIGTLDGANIEIGERVGADNIAIFGLTAEEVEAARRDPRPSADIIHASAHLEGVLDAVAGGAYSPRDRDRYAGLVEGLLANDWFMVLNDFESYRLTQRRIDSLWADQARWWHMSVNNTAHCAWFSADRAIREYAQRIWNLPAAAPGEG, encoded by the coding sequence TTGTCAGCTCTTTCTCGCGAGACCTCTGTTCATTACGAGCCCGACGAGCAGGTCGAGCGCATCAAGGCGGAGGTGGTGCGCAAGCTCACCTACTCGCTCGGGAAAAGCCCGGCGGTCGCGCAGCCCCATGACTGGCTGACAGCAGCGATCCTCGCGGCTCGCGATCACGTCATCGATGTCTGGCAGAAATCGACCCGGGAGAGCTACGCCACTGGCAGGAAGCGCGTCTATTATCTCTCCCTGGAGTTTTTGATCGGACGCTCGCTCGCCGACGCGCTGAACAATCTCGGTCTGACCGGCTCCATGGCCCAGGCGCTTCGCGAGCTCGGCGTCGACCTTGCCGGGATCGAGAATCTCGAACCTGACGCCGCCCTGGGCAATGGCGGCCTGGGCCGCCTCGCCGCCTGCTACATGGAAGCTATGGCCGCGACCGGCGTGCCGGCGCTCGGCTACGGCATCCGCTACGATCACGGTCTGTTCAAGCAGCGCATCGATGGCGGACGGCAGATCGAGGTTCCCGAGGACTGGCTGTCCTTCCGCAATCCTTGGGAGTTCGAACGACGCGAGAGCGCCTACAAGATCGGCTTCGGCGGCACCGTGGCTGCGGGCGGAAAGCCCGGGCAGGTGTTCTGGGCGCCGGAGGAGACCATCTTCGCCGTCGCTTATGATACGCCTGTCGTCGGGTGGCAGGGGCGCGACGCCAACACCTTGCGGCTCTGGCGCGCAAGGGCGATGCATCCCCTGTCGCTGGATGCCTTCAATCAAGGCGATCTGGTCGGGGCTGTCGCCGAGCGCAACCGCGCCGAAGCGATCTCGAAGGTGCTCTATCCCAACGACTCGACCCCGGTCGGGCAGGAATTGCGCCTGCGACAGGAGTTCTTCTTCACCTCCGCCTCGCTTCAGGATCTGGTCCGACGCCACCATCGTCAGTTCGGAACGCTAAACAACCTCGCAGAAAAGGCCGCAATCCAACTCAACGACACCCATCCCTCGCTTGCGGTCGCAGAGCTCATGCGGTTGCTGATCGATGAGCATGAGGTCGAATGGGAGCGAGCCTGGGAGATCACGACGGCGACGATCTCCTACACCAACCACACGCTGCTGCCGGAAGCGCTGGAGACCTGGCCGGTCGCCCTGATGGAGCGGCTCCTGCCGCGCCATATGCAGATCATCTTCGGCATCAATGCCCGCTTCCTTGACGGCGTCCGCCGCGACGCGCCCGATGCCGACCTCTCCGCGCTTTCACTGATCGACGAATATCACGGGCGACGGGTCCGGATGGCGCATCTCGCCTTTGTCGGCTCGCACAAGGTCAATGGCGTCTCCGCGCTCCATTCCAACCTGATGAAGGAAACGGTGTTCGCACCACTGCATCATGTCTTCCCGGACCGGATCACGAATGTCACCAACGGCATCACGCCGCGCCGCTGGCTTCTCAACGCGAATCCGGGTCTGACGAACCTCCTCAAGGAAACTTGCGGGGAGAGGGTCACGGATGATGTCGGGTTGATCCGCCAGTTCGGCACACACGCCGACGACACGATAGTCCATGACCGGCTGGCAGCGATCCGGCGCGAGAACAAGCTCAGGCTCGCGACAATCATCCGTCAGGACTGCGGCGTCATCGTCGATCCAGCCGCTCTCTTCGACGTGCAGATCAAGCGCATCCACGAATACAAGCGCCAATTGCTCAACATCCTCGAGACGATCGCGCTCTACGACGCCATTCGATCCGAGCCCTATCGCGACTGGGCTCCGCGCGTGAAGATATTCGCCGGTAAGGCCGCGTCGAACTACGTGACCGCAAAATCGATCATCAACCTCATCAATGATGTCGCCGCCGTGGTGAACAACGACATCACGACGCGAGACCGGCTCAAAGTGGTGTTCCTGCCGAACTATAATGTCAGCCTCGCCGAGACGATCATCCCGTCCGCCGATCTGTCCGAACAGATATCGACGGCCGGCATGGAGGCGTCCGGCACCGGCAATATGAAATTCGCGCTAAACGGAGCCATCACCATCGGCACGCTCGACGGCGCCAATATCGAGATCGGCGAGCGTGTCGGGGCCGACAATATCGCAATCTTCGGCTTGACGGCGGAAGAGGTCGAGGCGGCGCGACGCGATCCCCGCCCGAGCGCCGACATCATCCATGCCTCGGCTCATCTCGAAGGCGTGCTCGATGCGGTCGCCGGCGGCGCCTACTCCCCCCGCGATCGCGACCGCTATGCCGGGCTCGTGGAAGGCCTCCTCGCCAACGACTGGTTCATGGTGCTCAACGATTTCGAGAGCTACCGCCTCACCCAGCGGCGGATCGACAGCCTGTGGGCGGATCAGGCGCGGTGGTGGCACATGTCCGTGAACAATACGGCCCATTGCGCCTGGTTCAGCGCCGACCGCGCCATCCGCGAATATGCGCAGCGTATCTGGAATCTGCCCGCCGCGGCACCGGGAGAAGGCTGA
- the glgX gene encoding glycogen debranching protein GlgX, whose product MPCARPLSIGASLVDDGVCFAVFSRHGTRVFVCLFDEAGETELASLPLPCRDGDIHYGLLEGAGAGMRYGLRVEGPWQPERGHRFDPTKLLVDPYATLIDRPFLWNPALARHGAETAALVPRCIVQPLPVPGEVRASEATPPTFLYELGVRSFSMRHPAVPPPLRGTLVALREPSVIAHLQRLGVSHVELMPVAAWMDERHLPPLGLANAWGYNPVNFFALDPRLAPGGPVDLAALCAAYAEAGIGVILDIVLNHTAESDEFGGTVSLRGLDNAVYYRHAADDPARLVNDTGCGHTLALNRAPVLRLAMDAMRHWLRLGIAGFRFDLGTVMGRTETGFTPDAPLFGAILQDPELAHAILIAEPWDIGPGGYRLGDFPAPFAEWNGRYRDDIRRYWRGDAGMAGALATRLAGSSDLFANKHRGPQASINFIAAHDGFTLRDLVSYERKHNEANGEENRDGHNDSHSWNGGIEGPTRDASIEAARGRDVRALLATLFLSRGIPMLTAGDEFGRTQHGNNNAYAQDNPTSWLDWERADDELTALVAALAALRRRHPLLAADTFLTGTGEPPDARWLKADATAIADQDWAGLDAFCLLLHGATESLLIALNRSMHAAAMTLPAGRWEQIFTSDGRMEGMLPARSVTLWRKV is encoded by the coding sequence ATTCCCTGCGCGCGCCCGCTAAGCATCGGTGCGTCCCTTGTGGACGACGGAGTCTGCTTCGCAGTCTTCTCGCGCCACGGCACCCGCGTCTTCGTCTGCCTTTTCGACGAGGCCGGCGAGACGGAGCTGGCATCGCTGCCGCTGCCTTGCCGTGATGGCGACATCCATTATGGCTTGCTGGAGGGTGCCGGCGCGGGGATGCGCTACGGCCTGCGCGTCGAGGGGCCATGGCAGCCCGAGCGGGGCCATCGGTTCGACCCGACGAAGCTGCTCGTCGACCCCTATGCGACGCTGATCGATCGCCCCTTCCTCTGGAATCCGGCGCTCGCCCGCCATGGCGCGGAAACAGCGGCGCTCGTGCCGCGCTGCATCGTGCAGCCCCTCCCCGTCCCCGGCGAGGTCCGGGCTTCCGAAGCGACGCCGCCGACCTTCCTCTACGAGCTCGGCGTCCGATCCTTCAGCATGCGCCACCCGGCCGTCCCGCCGCCCTTGCGGGGAACACTTGTCGCCCTGCGTGAACCATCCGTCATCGCGCATCTGCAGAGGCTCGGCGTCAGCCATGTCGAGCTGATGCCGGTCGCAGCCTGGATGGACGAGCGCCACTTGCCGCCGCTCGGGCTCGCCAATGCTTGGGGCTACAATCCCGTTAACTTCTTCGCGCTCGACCCGCGGCTCGCGCCTGGCGGGCCGGTCGATCTTGCAGCACTCTGCGCAGCCTATGCCGAGGCAGGCATCGGCGTGATCCTCGACATCGTGCTGAACCACACAGCCGAAAGCGATGAATTCGGCGGCACGGTCAGCCTGCGCGGCCTAGACAATGCCGTCTATTACCGCCATGCCGCCGACGATCCCGCCCGCCTCGTCAACGATACCGGCTGCGGCCATACGCTGGCGCTCAATCGCGCTCCGGTGCTGCGTCTGGCGATGGACGCAATGCGGCACTGGCTGCGCCTCGGCATCGCCGGCTTCCGCTTCGATCTCGGCACGGTGATGGGACGCACAGAGACCGGATTTACGCCCGATGCACCGCTTTTCGGCGCCATCCTGCAGGATCCGGAACTCGCGCACGCCATCCTGATCGCCGAGCCCTGGGATATCGGCCCTGGCGGCTATCGCCTCGGCGATTTCCCCGCTCCTTTCGCCGAATGGAACGGGCGCTATCGCGACGACATTCGCCGTTACTGGCGCGGCGATGCCGGGATGGCCGGCGCGCTGGCGACGCGGTTGGCCGGCTCGTCGGACCTCTTCGCCAACAAACATCGCGGCCCGCAAGCCAGCATCAATTTCATCGCCGCCCATGACGGCTTCACGCTGCGCGACCTCGTCTCTTACGAGCGCAAGCACAACGAGGCCAATGGCGAGGAGAACCGCGATGGCCACAATGACAGCCATAGCTGGAACGGCGGCATCGAAGGCCCAACGCGCGACGCATCGATCGAAGCCGCGCGCGGTCGCGACGTCCGCGCGCTGCTCGCGACACTCTTCCTGTCGCGCGGTATTCCGATGTTGACGGCGGGCGACGAGTTCGGGCGGACCCAGCACGGCAACAACAATGCCTACGCACAGGACAATCCGACCTCCTGGCTGGACTGGGAGCGGGCCGACGATGAACTGACCGCCCTGGTCGCGGCGCTCGCCGCACTGCGTCGTCGGCACCCGCTTCTAGCCGCCGATACCTTTCTGACCGGCACGGGAGAGCCGCCGGATGCGCGCTGGCTGAAAGCCGACGCGACAGCGATCGCCGATCAGGACTGGGCCGGTCTCGATGCCTTCTGCTTGCTGCTGCACGGCGCCACAGAGAGCCTGCTGATCGCGCTCAACCGTAGTATGCATGCGGCCGCGATGACGCTTCCCGCCGGCCGATGGGAGCAGATATTCACCTCCGACGGCCGAATGGAGGGCATGCTGCCCGCCCGCAGCGTCACACTGTGGCGGAAAGTCTGA
- the glgX gene encoding glycogen debranching protein GlgX has product MAGFEIKAGRASELGAVFDGEGTNFALFSAHAERVELCLFDESGENETARITLPEYTDEIFHGYLPGVGPGQRYGYRVHGRFAPEEGHRFNPNKLLLDPYAREFSGAVDWNDAHYGYEIGAGEDRDLSFSELDSASYMPKCVVVDWQADPQRPGAPGLGWDRTIFYETHVRGFTQLHPAVPEARRGTFDGLAEPAVIDYIKSLGVSTVELLPVHAYLDDHHLVAKGLSNYWGYNTIGFFAPMQRYLGRAGLSSFRDMVRRFHDAGLEVVLDVVYNHTAEGNELGPTLSFKGIDNFSYYRTMPGEPRYYVNDTGTGNTVNTSHPRVLQMVMDSLRYWVEVMEVDGFRFDLGTILGREPHGFDPRGGFFDAIGQDPVLRKVKLVGEPWDIGPGGYQVGGFPPGWAEWNDKYRDTIRAYWKGEVGIIRDLAARITGSGDVYDQRGRRPWASVNFITAHDGFTLADLVSYNDKHNEANGEDNKDGHGHNLSFNHGAEGSTEDEGILAVRQRQKRNLLATLLLSHGTPMLLAGDEHGHSNRGNNNVYAQDNETAWMRWDEITRRDEALAGFVQRVIALRNEHPIFRRASFRDGCLLRWVNPAGGDQQEEHWDDPGVLAIGLLMHMPDVEAGGDEALILFNAFDGEVVFKIPPRVKSGSWSVVLDTETGPNSDEGRKGLKADQEISLSPRSLIMLM; this is encoded by the coding sequence ATGGCGGGTTTTGAGATCAAGGCCGGCCGGGCTTCCGAACTCGGCGCTGTGTTCGATGGCGAGGGAACCAACTTCGCCCTGTTCTCGGCTCATGCCGAGCGCGTCGAGTTGTGCCTGTTCGACGAGAGTGGAGAGAACGAGACTGCGCGCATCACTTTGCCGGAATACACGGACGAGATCTTCCACGGCTACCTGCCGGGCGTGGGGCCAGGGCAGCGCTACGGCTATCGCGTCCATGGCCGGTTCGCCCCGGAGGAGGGGCATCGCTTCAACCCGAACAAGCTTCTGCTGGATCCGTATGCGCGGGAGTTTTCAGGAGCGGTCGACTGGAACGATGCGCATTACGGCTACGAGATTGGTGCCGGGGAAGACCGCGATCTCAGCTTCAGCGAACTCGACAGCGCGTCCTACATGCCGAAATGCGTTGTTGTGGACTGGCAAGCCGATCCGCAGCGTCCCGGCGCGCCCGGTCTCGGCTGGGACCGGACCATCTTCTACGAGACGCATGTGCGCGGCTTCACGCAACTGCACCCAGCTGTGCCCGAAGCCCGCCGCGGCACCTTCGACGGCCTCGCCGAGCCGGCCGTGATCGACTACATCAAGAGCCTTGGAGTCAGCACCGTCGAGCTCCTGCCCGTGCATGCCTATCTCGACGACCATCACCTCGTCGCCAAGGGCCTGTCCAACTACTGGGGCTACAACACGATCGGCTTTTTCGCGCCGATGCAGCGCTATCTCGGGCGGGCCGGCCTTTCCTCGTTCCGCGACATGGTCCGCCGCTTCCACGATGCGGGGCTCGAGGTCGTCCTGGACGTCGTCTACAACCACACGGCCGAGGGGAACGAGCTCGGCCCGACGCTGTCGTTCAAGGGGATCGACAACTTCTCCTATTACCGGACGATGCCGGGCGAGCCGCGCTACTATGTCAACGACACCGGTACCGGGAATACGGTCAATACGTCCCATCCGCGCGTGCTCCAGATGGTGATGGACTCGCTGCGCTACTGGGTCGAGGTGATGGAGGTCGATGGCTTCCGCTTTGACCTCGGCACCATTCTTGGCCGTGAGCCGCACGGCTTCGATCCACGCGGCGGCTTCTTCGACGCGATTGGGCAAGACCCCGTCCTGCGCAAGGTCAAGCTTGTTGGCGAGCCCTGGGATATCGGGCCAGGCGGCTATCAGGTCGGCGGCTTCCCGCCAGGCTGGGCCGAGTGGAACGACAAGTACCGCGACACGATCCGTGCCTATTGGAAGGGCGAAGTGGGCATCATCCGCGACCTCGCTGCCCGCATCACCGGATCGGGCGATGTCTATGACCAGCGCGGCCGCCGGCCCTGGGCCAGCGTGAACTTCATCACCGCTCATGACGGCTTCACCCTAGCGGACCTCGTCTCCTACAACGACAAGCACAACGAGGCGAACGGCGAGGATAACAAGGACGGCCACGGCCATAACCTGTCCTTCAACCACGGCGCCGAGGGATCGACTGAGGACGAAGGCATCCTTGCGGTGCGTCAGCGGCAGAAGCGCAATCTGCTGGCGACGCTGCTCTTGTCCCATGGCACGCCGATGCTGCTTGCCGGCGACGAGCACGGTCATTCCAACCGCGGCAACAACAATGTCTACGCCCAGGACAACGAGACTGCCTGGATGCGCTGGGACGAGATCACGCGGCGCGACGAGGCGCTCGCCGGCTTCGTCCAGCGCGTCATCGCCTTGCGCAACGAGCACCCGATCTTTAGGCGGGCGTCCTTCCGCGACGGCTGCCTGCTGCGCTGGGTCAACCCGGCTGGAGGCGATCAACAGGAAGAGCACTGGGACGATCCCGGCGTGCTCGCGATTGGCCTGCTGATGCATATGCCGGATGTCGAGGCCGGCGGCGACGAGGCCCTGATCCTGTTCAACGCCTTTGACGGCGAGGTCGTGTTCAAGATACCGCCGCGGGTGAAGTCCGGTTCGTGGTCGGTCGTGCTGGATACGGAGACCGGCCCGAATTCGGACGAGGGCCGCAAGGGACTGAAGGCGGACCAGGAAATCTCACTTTCGCCGCGGTCCTTGATCATGCTGATGTGA
- a CDS encoding acyl carrier protein produces MGDLSADEAVLVKRLVEIIATEGLVHPERLDPGASLEADLGLSLDDLTLIGNAVEREFDCDMVPDDEMKACRSVRQLVDLIVGRIAAKSASELPQESGLGKPPA; encoded by the coding sequence ATGGGCGATCTCAGCGCGGACGAAGCGGTTCTCGTCAAACGCCTCGTCGAGATCATTGCGACCGAAGGTCTCGTTCATCCCGAGCGGCTCGATCCTGGCGCATCGCTGGAAGCCGATCTCGGGCTGTCGCTGGACGACCTCACCTTGATCGGGAACGCGGTCGAACGGGAGTTCGATTGCGACATGGTTCCAGATGACGAGATGAAAGCCTGCCGCAGCGTCCGGCAACTCGTCGATCTGATCGTGGGGCGCATCGCGGCTAAGTCAGCATCGGAATTGCCCCAGGAAAGCGGCCTCGGGAAACCTCCAGCGTAG